One genomic window of Syngnathus acus chromosome 11, fSynAcu1.2, whole genome shotgun sequence includes the following:
- the nup153 gene encoding nuclear pore complex protein Nup153 isoform X1 has translation MAATGGGKIRSRRYHVASKPYAKTKQQSGLIGRVTDTVKSLVPSWLQNYFKNEEDPEGEAGGGADGDGGGREALDVTENCLRPPPNGGREGPPPLLGRHSPEPSTSHTEPLTSRAALNFQDYVLSRPPLSHSHLHFSPLETSSPTLGGGLFSHPSTSSAPGPFSTGFSLVKEIKDNLSQHDDDNISTTSGFSSRASDKDVPASKVASLPQLWTPDGDRSISVPQPSQSSLKRPAFNLSVFGTSANSTLNSTALNSSQLGDSPFYPGKTTYGGAAAVRSARTRPGTPYHAPVRRQIKAKPAGVQPCGVTSATARRILQSLERMSSPLADAKRIPAAASAASYSTSVDDGDLDVSHLQAKKKRHDYNLPPVQKLVVPTAVIGSSNRTVSFRPSLTPGGPIRTLDQVPRDKPTKQSPPLPDRSPAGPSQSTFGFGGGVYPMSSTPTPSSSGGGKMKTERKITRVSSKRMEDDKVTELPDLQPISLPLSTSALPTFSFSAPLPPIATSAASSVSPVKETAITKATSISPPCAPFTFSSPIVKAAPASPPNFSPTAGFTFSAPVTKMGPSMSNGKLSAPVKITTNASTEDFDGCPFKAAKTLKQGSVLDLLKSPGFASTTVLKSPETSSQSTAGTSSTAAAPSTGLIDLVKAPAGWSCDVCLVQNKPSVTRCACCMAPQPAAATKDNKTAGSALSEPKGGTNGMSVSSPFTKAPANWECDTCLVLNKPEAVKCVACETAKAGTGLKALSSLPSSTSVFDGFGDTSKKPEGVLEGDVGVLQHKVADANPQAGACAGTPTFSFGSKLKTPKNTWACDTCLLHNKAADVKCVACQAPKPGAQAEPPASSTTSTFGGFTFGTSNSSSESAPGGFKFGVATSESSSSSSGGFKFGISFGNPSSEAPSKDINASLGFKFSTSSEGFKFGMAPGDDKKPEQPAAGFKFGSGDGVSLGAGSLSTESSSSSKASFAFGLSKPEEKNSDAATSSAVATPTTASTREKGCNNDSTATDATATDATATGAASSMFGTPATPPGAAPFGLLSAEKKPATPGFAFGKPEEKKEASATSTPSAFFFGGASKDADPAPAISGGFSFGEPSVPAEQQQPPSFTFGKPADKSDAAISTTANSTFVFGQSAAASDPPKMPYFFMGSNATTSSNTSSTSSAGLFGSSTQPLPPAPAPTPAPSPAPTHSTTATPSNFPALILFGQGAAADPAASDAPPAKAFVFGKSQDAPSVVPVNSTPPQAAQPFIFGAATTTLPTAPSVNFGASAPSATSSAAPNPFLISSSNAAEFGTNQTPAFGSSFSSPFTAAASQTPAFGAKPAAATAPVFGQQAFAAPAFAATTANSTPGGSFQFGGASAFGATASTGVFNFGSGAAASPALGGGLNFSQPLAFNIGSSKSFPSSPAGQQTIAGRKIKTAVRRRK, from the exons ATGGCGGCCACGGGTGGAGGGAAAATCAGAAGCAGGAGATATCACGTCGCCTCCAAACCTTACGCCAAGACAAAGCAG CAGTCAGGCCTGATCGGCCGAGTGACCGACACGGTGAAGAGCCTGGTTCCCTCCTGGCTTCAGAACTACTTCAAGAACGAAGAGGATCCGGAAGGTGAAGCGGGAGGAGGTGCAGATGGTGACGGCGGAGGCAGAGAAGCGCTGGATGTGACGGAGAACTGCCTGCGGCCCCCTCCCAATGGCGGCAGAGAGGGGCCGCCCCCTCTCCTGGGACGTCACTCACCCGAGCCAAGTACTAGTCACACAG AGCCCTTGACCAGCCGGGCAGCCCTTAACTTTCAGGACTACGTGCTGTCCCGCCCACCACTCAGCCACTCCCACCTCCACTTCTCGCCGCTGGAGACCTCGTCGCCGACGCTGGGCGGCGGCCTGTTCTCGCATCCCTCCACCTCATCGGCGCCAGGGCCCTTCTCCACCGGCTTCTCCTTGGTCAAGGAGATCAAGGACAACCTTTCGCAACATGACGACGATAACATCTCCACCACCAGCGGCTTCTCCTCGCGCGCCTCTGACAAAG ACGTGCCGGCGTCCAAGGTGGCGTCGCTCCCGCAGCTTTGGACCCCGGACGGAGACCGAAGCATATCTGTGCCGCAGCCCTCTCAGTCAAGTCTGAAGAGGCCTGCCTTCAACCTGTCCGTCTTTGGTACTTCTGCCAAT TCGACGCTGAACAGCACAGCGCTGAACTCCAGCCAGCTGGGAGATTCCCCCTTTTACCCCGGCAAGACCACATATGGCGGGGCGGCTGCTGTCCgaagcgcacgcacacgcccTGGAACGCCGTACCAT GCCCCGGTGAGGAGGCAGATTAAAGCCAAGCCGGCTGGTGTGCAGCCCTGCGGGGTGACCAGCGCCACAGCCCGACGTATCCTGCAGTCTTTGGAGCGCATGTCCAGTCCTCTGGCA GATGCCAAGAGGatcccagcagcagcaagtgCAGCATCCTACTCAACG tCAGTGGATGACGGCGATCTTGATGTGTCACATTTGCAGGCCAAAAAGAAACGG CACGATTACAATCTCCCGCCAGTGCAAAAGCTGGTGGTCCCCACCGCTGTTATTGGCTCGTCAAACCGCACTGTCTCCTTCAGGCCCAGTTTGACCCCAGGCGGGCCGATACGCACTCTGGACCAGGTGCCCAGAGACAAG CCCACAAAACAATCACCCCCGCTACCCGATCGAAGCCCCGCGGGCCCATCTCAAAGCACATTTGGGTTCGGTGGTGGAGTCTATCCCATGTCTAGCACGCCTACTCCCAGCAGCTCCGGAGGTGGTAAGATGAAGACTGAGCGCAAGATCACGCGGGTGTCCTCCAAACGCATGGAGGATGACAAG GTGACTGAGCTGCCAGACCTTCAACCCATTTCACTTCCccttagcacgtctgccttgCCCACCTTCAGCTTCTCCGCCCCGTTGCCCCCCATCGCTACCTCCGCCGCCTCCAGCGTCAGCCCTGTCAAGGAAACGGCAATAACTAAG GCCACTTCCATTTCGCCCCCCTGTGCACCCTTTACATTCTCCTCGCCCATTGTTAAAGCGGCCCCCGCTAGTCCTCCTAACTTCTCCCCTACA gctGGCTTCACATTCAGTGCGCCTGTAACAAAAATGGGCCCTTCCATGTCAAACGGGAAGCTAAGCGCGCCAG TGAAAATAACGACAAACGCAAGCACAGAAGACTTTGACGGTTGCCCCTTCAAAGCAGccaagacactgaagcagggCAGCGTGCTGGACCTTCTCAAGTCGCCTG GCTTTGCTTCAACGACCGTGCTGAAGTCGCCCGAGACCTCCTCACAGTCCACTGCTGGCACCTCCTCCACCGCTGCCGCCCCCTCAACAGGCCTTATTGACTTGGTTAAAGCCCCAGCCGGGTGGAGCTGCGACGTCTGCTTAGTGCAAAACAAGCCATCGGTTACAAGGTGCGCTTGCTGCATGGCTCCTCAGCCTGCCGCCGCCACCAAGGACAATAAAACAGCGGGCTCGGCACTTTCGGAGCCAAAGGGCGGCACCAATGGCATGTCCGTCAGCTCCCCCTTCACCAAAGCGCCGGCCAATTGGGAGTGCGACACGTGTCTGGTCCTCAACAAGCCCGAAGCTGTCAAGTGTGTGGCCTGCGAGACCGCCAAGGCCGGCACGGGGCTCAAGGCCCTGTCCTCTCtgccctcctccacctccgtGTTTGACGGATTTGGAGACACGTCAAAGAAACCAGAGGGAGTGTTGGAGGGCGATGTTGGCGTGCTACAGCACAAGGTTGCAGATGCAAACCCTCAAGCCG GCGCGTGTGCAGGCACGCCGACATTCAGCTTCGGGAGCAAGTTGAAGACGCCCAAGAACACGTGGGCCTGCGACACATGTCTACTGCACAACAAGGCTGCCGATGTCAAGTGCGTCGCGTGTCAGGCCCCCAAACCTGGAGCACAGGCCGAGCCCCCAG CATCTTCTACTACCTCTACTTTTGGAGGATTCACCTTCGGCACATCCAACAGTTCCTCAGAGTCTGCGCCCGGAGGGTTCAAGTTTGGTGTGGCCACGTCGGaatcctcctcgtcctcatcGGGTGGATTCAAGTTTGGCATTTCGTTTGGTAACCCCTCGTCAGAAGCCCCTTCGAAAGACATTAATGCCTCTCTGGGGTTCAAGTTCAGCACCTCATCCGAGGGCTTTAAATTTGGAATGGCGCCCGGGGATGATAAAAAGCCAGAGCAGCCCGCGGCTGGTTTCAAGTTTGGATCCGGCGATGGGGTCTCGTTGGGGGCGGGCTCATTGAGCACGGAAAGCAGCAGCTCTTCGAAAGCGTCCTTTGCCTTTGGCCTTTCCAAacctgaggaaaaaaactcaGATGCTGCCACATCCTCAGCTGTTGCCACGCCCACGACTGCTTCCACTCGGGAGAAGGGCTGCAACAACGACAGCACGGCAACTGATGCCACGGCAACTGATGCCACGGCGACCGGCGCTGCCTCGTCCATGTTCGGAACGCCCGCCACGCCACCCGGGGCCGCGCCATTTGGATTGCTATCCGCAGAGAAGAAGCCCGCCACCCCCGGATTTGCATTCGGGAAGCcggaggagaagaaggaggcATCCGCCACCTCGACTCCGTCTGCCTTCTTCTTTGGCGGCGCCAGTAAGGACGCCGACCCCGCGCCGGCCATTTCGGGGGGCTTCTCTTTCGGCGAGCCAAGTGTGCCGgcggagcagcagcagccgccttCTTTTACTTTTGGCAAGCCAGCTGACAAGAGCGACGCAGCAATTTCAACAACTGCTAATTCCACTTTTGTGTTTGGACAAAGTGCTGCAG CTTCTGATCCTCCCAAAATGCCATACTTCTTCATGGGAAGCAACGCCACCACTAGCAGCAACACCTCCTCCACCTCAAGCGCCGGGCTCTTTGGCAGCAGCACCCAGCCTCTCCCTCCTGCTCCCGCCCCTACTCCCGCTCCCTCCCCCGCTCCCACCCATTCCACTACTGCAACTCCCAGCAATTTTCCTGCACTGATCCTTTTTGGTCAGGGCGCCGCAGCTGACCCCGCAGCTAGCGACGCCCCCCCAGCCAAAGCCTTCGTCTTTGGGAAGAGCCAAGACGCTCCGTCGGTCGTGCCCGTCAACTCAACCCCGCCTCAGGCAGCGCAACCCTTCATCTTCGGCGCGGCCACCACTACACTTCCCACTGCGCCTTCTGTCAACTTTGGAGCATCTGCGCCATCTGCGACCTCCTCTGCAG CTCCCAACCCCTTCTTAATCAGCTCCTCGAATGCCGCGGAGTTTGGAACCAACCAGACGCCGGCGTTCGGTTCGTCTTTCAGCTCACCGTTCACGGCGGCCGCTTCGCAGACCCCTGCGTTTGGTGCCAAGCCCGCTGCCGCCACCGCGCCCGTATTTGGCCAGCAGGCCTTTGCCGCGCCCGCCTTTGCCGCCACCACTGCCAATTCCACGCCAG GTGGAAGCTTTCAATTTGGAGGAGCCAGCGCCTTCGGCGCCACCGCTAGCACGGGAGTTTTCAATTTCGGTTCTGGGGCGGCAGCGTCTCCTGCACTTGGCGGCGGGTTAAATTTTTCACAACCCCTCGCTTTCAACATTGG GTCGTCCAAATCCTTCCCATCGTCACCCGCCGGGCAGCAAACAATTGCCGGGCGCAAGATCAAGACAGCTGTGCGACGTCGAAAATAG